The Vallitalea longa genome includes a region encoding these proteins:
- a CDS encoding zinc ribbon domain-containing protein, with the protein MIKYCKNCGNPISPGQVYCSKCGTKVDDNDNFSSNQNQYDYNEYNQNHNNSGTGKRFWNIPRGRFFNGAKYSLNKNNIIEGIITGAISYGILIALCSILGFILSANLNGNITGINSILSMLDLDQINITFNPFDLINFSLFNTYNVNMTVAGNVARFVLSVRLIILLILPFISVLTSLFIIKKVKKKINVSYDYLISSSIVVGILNLILIIVTGKRADLGYVAKLNNSFSYSYSLFMIPLLIFIISYICSLIMYKGQLRLPSLGFLRDLKPLYKKIFILSLILLVPMLIFIIRTSYGLTLENIITTSLLQGLNILAYILLSFFGIPATIGNDINYRNKLFSFFVNGHFSVTSTLLYIVVIIGVFYLLYTYFHNLQKDNYTHNYMKIIKVIISIAIVNSIIAYFTEITIMIRASRRTVPAYIIGVPTSIAFPVTIIVCGIIVFLSKYIGKYVDKYINIIENSKKKFYTLYVIVLLVIACLNVFFTPVNPSAELMDDFKSTIMEHNTNLNEMMDNFDEGDLKSY; encoded by the coding sequence ATGATTAAATATTGTAAAAATTGTGGTAACCCAATATCACCAGGTCAGGTATACTGTAGTAAATGTGGAACTAAAGTTGATGATAATGATAATTTTTCTAGCAACCAGAACCAATATGATTACAATGAATATAATCAAAACCATAATAATAGTGGCACTGGCAAAAGATTCTGGAACATACCTAGAGGTAGATTTTTCAATGGTGCAAAATATTCTTTGAATAAGAATAACATAATAGAAGGTATTATAACAGGAGCTATTTCTTATGGCATATTAATAGCTCTATGCTCTATCCTTGGTTTTATATTATCAGCGAATCTTAACGGTAATATAACTGGAATAAATAGTATTTTATCTATGCTGGACTTAGATCAGATTAATATTACTTTTAATCCATTTGATTTGATCAACTTCTCATTGTTCAATACTTATAATGTAAATATGACTGTAGCAGGTAATGTAGCAAGATTTGTATTAAGTGTTAGATTAATAATATTATTGATATTACCTTTTATTTCTGTATTGACTTCTTTATTTATAATTAAAAAAGTTAAGAAAAAAATCAATGTAAGTTATGATTACCTTATTAGCTCAAGTATAGTTGTAGGTATATTGAACCTAATCCTTATTATTGTAACTGGTAAAAGAGCAGATTTAGGTTATGTCGCTAAACTAAATAATAGTTTTAGCTATTCATATAGTTTATTTATGATTCCTTTACTTATATTCATAATTTCGTACATCTGTTCTTTAATTATGTATAAAGGACAACTTAGACTTCCTTCTCTAGGTTTTCTTAGAGACTTGAAACCATTGTACAAAAAAATATTTATATTATCATTAATATTACTTGTACCTATGTTGATATTTATTATTCGTACATCATATGGTTTGACTCTAGAAAACATTATAACTACATCATTGCTTCAAGGATTAAATATATTAGCATATATACTTTTATCTTTCTTTGGTATTCCCGCTACCATTGGTAATGATATCAATTATAGAAATAAATTATTCAGCTTTTTTGTTAATGGTCACTTTTCAGTTACCTCAACGTTACTATATATTGTTGTCATAATTGGTGTTTTTTATCTTTTATACACCTATTTCCATAATCTCCAAAAGGATAATTATACTCATAACTACATGAAGATAATAAAAGTAATAATATCAATAGCAATAGTTAATTCGATTATCGCATATTTTACAGAAATAACTATTATGATAAGAGCATCTAGGAGAACTGTTCCTGCATACATAATAGGTGTTCCAACATCTATAGCTTTTCCTGTAACAATAATTGTTTGTGGTATTATAGTTTTTCTAAGTAAATATATAGGTAAATATGTTGATAAGTATATTAATATAATTGAAAATAGCAAGAAAAAATTCTATACTTTGTATGTAATCGTTCTACTTGTTATTGCATGTTTAAATGTATTTTTTACACCTGTCAATCCCTCAGCAGAATTAATGGACGATTTCAAAAGTACTATAATGGAGCACAATACTAACCTTAATGAAATGATGGATAATTTTGACGAAGGAGATTTGAAGTCCTATTAA